A single Clostridia bacterium DNA region contains:
- a CDS encoding response regulator transcription factor codes for MEKILIVEDDADIRKILKIYLEGESYQVWEAENGAKAMKQLIEQPDLVILDLMLPDTDGISICKSIRKKHHYPIIMITAKNADQDKILGLSYGADDYITKPFNPLEVVARVKAQLRRYKEYDGNTVDTDIIYYKGITLDQKSKQVSINGSEIKLTPTEFKILEVLLQRKGEVLSGEELFKLIWEDDYYSKSTNTVTVHIRNIREKMGDSYEKPEYIKTVWGVGYIIEA; via the coding sequence ATGGAAAAAATATTGATTGTTGAGGATGACGCTGATATAAGGAAGATTCTAAAAATTTATCTTGAAGGAGAATCTTATCAGGTGTGGGAAGCAGAAAATGGTGCTAAAGCTATGAAGCAATTGATTGAACAACCTGATCTCGTTATTTTAGATTTAATGCTTCCGGATACTGATGGAATAAGCATCTGTAAAAGTATTCGCAAAAAACACCATTATCCAATCATTATGATTACAGCTAAAAATGCAGATCAGGACAAGATATTAGGTTTAAGCTATGGTGCTGATGATTATATTACAAAGCCTTTTAATCCATTGGAAGTGGTTGCTAGGGTGAAGGCACAACTGAGACGTTATAAAGAATATGATGGAAATACAGTTGATACAGATATAATTTATTATAAAGGGATTACTTTAGATCAAAAAAGCAAGCAAGTGAGTATTAATGGAAGTGAGATTAAGCTTACACCAACCGAATTTAAAATATTGGAAGTTTTGTTGCAGAGAAAAGGAGAAGTATTGAGCGGAGAGGAATTGTTTAAATTAATTTGGGAAGATGATTATTATTCAAAATCAACCAATACTGTTACCGTTCACATTCGAAATATAAGAGAAAAAATGGGTGATTCTTATGAAAAACCGGAATATATTAAAACAGTATGGGGGGTAGGCTATATCATTGAAGCGTAA
- a CDS encoding chemotaxis response regulator protein-glutamate methylesterase → MIKVLIVDDSAFMRMIVRDMLVGEKDISIVGIARNGQEALDKIKALKPDVVTMDVTMPVMDGIEATQKIMEQHPVPIIMVSALTKQGTDSTLMALEAGAIDYIEKENLRRENLLRKIRCAAQANLNGKKVSTVATSVETDDATYNRSFKLAAIGISTGGPSALVSIIPKIRGDIKGSIMIAQHMPPIFTNSLAQRLDGMSALKVVEAQDGMSIEPGTVYIGPGGQQMAVSQGNRISIVSNESLGYRYAPSVNLLMESVGDVYGKHAVCIIMTGMGSDGRNGISAAKKNSSHIIAQSPDSCVVYGMPRAVIESNLQDEIVHLDDMAKRINQLIK, encoded by the coding sequence ATGATAAAAGTTCTAATAGTTGATGACTCTGCATTTATGCGAATGATTGTAAGGGATATGCTGGTGGGGGAGAAAGATATCAGCATTGTAGGCATTGCCCGAAATGGTCAAGAGGCTTTGGATAAGATAAAGGCTTTAAAACCTGATGTGGTGACCATGGATGTAACCATGCCAGTGATGGACGGCATAGAGGCTACCCAAAAGATTATGGAGCAACACCCTGTACCTATAATAATGGTAAGCGCCCTTACCAAACAGGGAACTGACTCTACCTTGATGGCGTTGGAAGCAGGGGCAATTGATTATATCGAAAAGGAAAATCTGAGAAGAGAGAATTTGTTGAGAAAAATAAGGTGTGCTGCCCAAGCTAATCTTAATGGGAAAAAAGTAAGCACTGTTGCTACATCTGTTGAAACTGATGACGCTACATATAACAGGAGTTTTAAATTGGCCGCCATAGGTATATCAACAGGAGGTCCTAGTGCTCTAGTTTCTATCATTCCCAAGATAAGAGGAGATATAAAGGGGAGCATAATGATAGCACAGCACATGCCCCCTATATTTACAAACTCGTTAGCACAGAGGTTGGACGGGATGTCTGCCCTTAAAGTTGTAGAAGCACAGGATGGGATGTCCATAGAGCCTGGCACTGTTTATATAGGCCCGGGTGGACAGCAGATGGCGGTATCACAAGGCAATAGGATAAGTATAGTTTCCAACGAGAGCTTAGGGTATCGTTATGCTCCATCGGTGAACCTGCTGATGGAGAGCGTAGGCGATGTATATGGAAAACATGCTGTGTGTATAATAATGACAGGCATGGGCAGCGACGGCAGGAACGGGATAAGTGCCGCCAAGAAAAACAGCAGCCATATTATCGCCCAATCCCCTGATAGCTGTGTGGTATACGGAATGCCCCGGGCTGTTATAGAGAGCAATCTTCAGGATGAGATAGTGCATCTGGATGATATGGCCAAAAGGATAAACCAATTGATCAAATGA
- a CDS encoding chemotaxis protein CheW yields MSEKQFIIFELGEETYGADISKIREIIKPVQPTKVPNNPEFIEGVIDVRGQVVPLLDLKKRFHLGEGEYGANSKIMVAGQEGDLIGYLVDDVTEIISMTEEELSPAPDVTKIGKEYIQGVTKKDDRLLILLDMNKVLSVDEKEVLDDLR; encoded by the coding sequence ATGTCAGAAAAGCAGTTTATTATCTTCGAATTGGGTGAGGAAACATACGGTGCTGATATAAGCAAGATAAGAGAGATAATAAAACCGGTACAACCTACAAAAGTGCCTAACAATCCTGAATTTATAGAAGGCGTAATAGACGTGAGGGGACAGGTGGTGCCACTTTTGGACCTTAAAAAGAGATTTCACCTAGGCGAAGGAGAATATGGCGCAAATTCAAAGATAATGGTAGCGGGACAGGAGGGGGACCTGATAGGCTACCTTGTAGATGACGTAACAGAAATTATCTCTATGACAGAGGAAGAACTTTCACCGGCACCGGATGTAACTAAAATCGGTAAGGAATATATACAAGGGGTTACAAAAAAGGATGATAGGCTGCTGATCTTGTTGGACATGAACAAAGTATTATCTGTAGATGAAAAAGAAGTGCTAGATGATCTACGCTAG